The Thermococcus sp. genome window below encodes:
- the cas4 gene encoding CRISPR-associated protein Cas4 has protein sequence MGGTEINYLFICPTKLWYFSHGITMEQESEWVDLGKFLHERRYANEEKEVQIGSIKIDFIRKGDVIEVHEVKLGKSMEGAHEMQALYYIYYLKRLGIKAKAVLHYPKLNETKEVTLDGREEEVEEAIREVQRVKSLPAPPEPVKSKKCKKCAYYELCWV, from the coding sequence ATCGGGGGCACTGAAATCAACTACCTCTTCATCTGCCCCACAAAGCTTTGGTATTTCTCACACGGCATCACGATGGAGCAAGAAAGCGAGTGGGTTGACCTCGGAAAGTTCCTACACGAGAGGCGCTACGCCAACGAGGAGAAAGAAGTCCAGATAGGGAGCATAAAGATAGACTTCATCCGGAAGGGAGACGTCATAGAGGTTCACGAGGTCAAGCTCGGAAAGTCGATGGAGGGGGCCCACGAGATGCAGGCGCTTTACTACATCTACTATCTCAAGCGGCTCGGCATTAAAGCAAAGGCGGTTCTCCACTACCCCAAGCTCAACGAGACGAAGGAGGTAACGCTGGACGGCCGCGAGGAGGAAGTGGAGGAAGCCATACGCGAGGTTCAGAGGGTGAAATCACTGCCGGCCCCGCCGGAGCCGGTCAAATCAAAGAAG